From a region of the Posidoniimonas corsicana genome:
- a CDS encoding redoxin domain-containing protein: MPLQALRLLLSVVVFLSIFTPAVKAAEGAAASVLAGARLDTELSDIHGKPHTLTEFASSRLLVVAFLGTECPLAKLYGPRLQELADEFESQGVTVIGVDANSQDTLADLTAYARRHKIEFPLLKDLTGDTAESLGATRTPEVFVLDEQRRVRYQGRVDDQYGVGYARSKPERRDLRDAIASLLTDEPVAVAKTEAVGCLIGRRRDADETSHVTFSNQVSRVLQTHCVECHREGEIGPFALENYDQASGWAEMIEEVVRTQRMPPWDAHSDNLEFANARVMPESDRQVLYDWVAAGAPQGDPAMLPPPREFVEGWRLPRDPDVVIPMSDKPFQVPAEGVVEYQYFAVDPGFTEDKWIAASDIVPGNRGVVHHVIAFISPPEGEGRRGLGWLSAYVPGQSSMLLADGRARLIPAGSKLIFQMHYTPTGSPQEDLTRIGLVFADPDAVTEEVVTLAALEEKFEIPPGARDYVVQTTKKHWPAGGKLLGMSPHMHVRGKSFRFDAVWPDGRREVLLDIPNYDFNWQNAYALAEPLELPPGFQLECTAHFDNSKHNLANPDPTAAVRWGDQTWEEMMIGFFEVAVPRGSYRAHRAEAPAGPTDEDRARAERIAKSLFERFDANLDGVIDRDELPSTFRVFAFGRYDRDNDRILTKDEVYEFALHSDGDV; encoded by the coding sequence ATGCCCCTCCAAGCTCTCCGTCTGCTGCTCTCGGTAGTCGTCTTCCTCTCTATTTTCACGCCAGCCGTCAAAGCGGCAGAAGGCGCGGCGGCTAGCGTTCTGGCCGGGGCCCGGTTGGACACCGAACTGTCCGACATCCACGGCAAGCCCCACACGCTGACGGAATTCGCCAGCAGCCGCCTGCTGGTGGTGGCGTTCCTGGGAACCGAGTGCCCGCTCGCCAAGCTGTACGGGCCCAGGCTGCAGGAGCTGGCGGACGAGTTTGAATCGCAGGGCGTGACGGTCATTGGCGTCGACGCCAACAGCCAGGACACGCTGGCCGACCTGACCGCCTACGCCCGCCGGCACAAGATCGAGTTCCCGCTGCTCAAGGACCTGACCGGCGACACGGCCGAGTCGCTCGGCGCCACGCGGACGCCCGAGGTGTTCGTGCTCGACGAGCAGCGCCGCGTCCGCTACCAGGGACGCGTCGATGATCAGTACGGCGTCGGCTATGCCCGCAGCAAGCCGGAGCGTCGGGACCTGCGGGACGCGATCGCCAGCCTGCTGACCGACGAGCCGGTCGCCGTGGCCAAGACCGAGGCCGTCGGCTGCCTGATCGGCCGCCGCCGCGACGCCGACGAAACCAGCCACGTCACCTTCAGCAACCAGGTGTCGCGCGTGCTGCAGACCCACTGCGTGGAGTGCCACCGGGAGGGCGAGATCGGCCCGTTCGCGCTGGAGAACTACGACCAGGCCTCGGGGTGGGCCGAGATGATTGAGGAAGTGGTCCGCACCCAGCGGATGCCGCCGTGGGACGCCCACTCCGACAACCTGGAGTTCGCCAACGCGCGGGTCATGCCAGAGTCGGACCGCCAGGTTCTGTACGACTGGGTCGCCGCCGGCGCCCCGCAGGGCGACCCAGCCATGCTGCCGCCGCCACGCGAGTTCGTCGAGGGCTGGCGGCTGCCCCGCGACCCGGACGTGGTGATCCCGATGAGCGACAAGCCGTTCCAGGTCCCCGCAGAGGGGGTTGTGGAATACCAGTACTTCGCGGTCGACCCCGGCTTCACCGAGGACAAGTGGATTGCCGCGTCGGACATCGTGCCGGGCAACCGCGGCGTGGTCCACCACGTGATCGCGTTCATCAGTCCCCCCGAGGGCGAGGGTCGCCGCGGGCTGGGCTGGCTGTCGGCCTACGTGCCGGGGCAGAGCTCGATGCTGCTGGCGGACGGCCGCGCACGGCTCATCCCAGCGGGGTCGAAGCTGATCTTCCAGATGCACTACACACCGACCGGCTCGCCCCAGGAAGACCTGACCCGCATCGGGCTGGTGTTCGCCGACCCAGATGCCGTGACCGAGGAGGTCGTGACGCTCGCCGCGCTCGAAGAAAAGTTCGAGATCCCGCCCGGCGCGAGGGACTACGTGGTGCAGACCACCAAGAAGCACTGGCCGGCGGGCGGCAAGCTGCTGGGAATGTCGCCGCACATGCACGTGCGCGGCAAGTCGTTCCGGTTCGACGCGGTGTGGCCCGACGGCCGCCGCGAGGTGCTGTTGGACATCCCCAACTACGACTTCAACTGGCAGAACGCGTATGCGCTGGCCGAACCGCTCGAACTCCCCCCCGGTTTCCAGCTCGAGTGCACAGCCCATTTCGACAACTCCAAGCACAACCTGGCCAACCCGGACCCGACCGCCGCGGTCCGCTGGGGCGACCAGACCTGGGAAGAGATGATGATCGGCTTCTTCGAGGTCGCCGTGCCGCGGGGCAGCTACCGCGCCCACCGCGCCGAAGCGCCCGCCGGCCCTACCGACGAGGACCGGGCCCGCGCCGAGCGGATCGCCAAATCGCTCTTCGAGCGGTTCGACGCCAACCTGGACGGCGTCATCGACCGCGACGAGCTCCCCTCCACGTTCCGCGTGTTCGCCTTTGGCCGCTACGACCGCGACAACGACCGCATCCTCACCAAGGACGAGGTGTACGAGTTCGCACTCCACTCAGATGGTGACGTGTAG